Genomic DNA from Nitrososphaerota archaeon:
GGTGTTGATCGCAAGAGCTTTGGCTGCGGAGCCTGAGGTGCTGCTGCTGGATGAGCCCACAAGCAACCTAGACCTGAAGTATCAGGTAGAGGTTCTTAGGCTCGTTAGAAGTCTTAGATCTAGAGGTTTGATTATAATTATGGCTATACACGACCTCACCTACGCCTATAGAGTATCAGATAAGATTTTAATGCTGAATAGCGGGAAAGTGTACGCTGCTGGAAAGCCCGAGGAGGTGCTGACGGCGAAGAACATTTCTGAAGTATATGGTGTCGAACCCCTGATCTTCGACGAGTATCGGCTTATCGTACCACTACTACGCGTTTAGAGGCACATAAGTATTTAGTAGTAGGTTTCTTTGGCTTAGAAAGGTGTTGAAGCTTGGAGAAGTATCTTGAGATTCTTAAGATTAGTGTGGAGATTATTGAGAAATGGAGGGAGTATGTTGTTAAGCTTGCGGCTGTGGTGAAGCGTGTTTTGCCCGATTCACGCGTTTATGTTTTTGGAAGTGTTGTTAAAGGTGAAGCTACTGCTGCAAGTGATATAGATGTTCTTATTGTTTCGAATGCTGTTCCTAAAAGCGGTCTTGAAAGGGCTGCGTTAAAGGTTAGGATAGAGGGGTCGGCGGCATTACCACCTTATCACACCTTCGAGCTTCATCTTGTTGATGAAGAAGCTGAGTGGTACTTTAGAATGGTGAAGGAGTTAAGAGAGGTGAGTGGTGCTTCAAACATATAAGGTGCTTAAGGCAAGCAATCTTGGTGTTGCAGGGTTGGTCGGCTCTTTCGATGAGGTTAGTAGAGTTTTGATAGAGGTCTGTAGAGCCATATACCAGCGTGGGCTGGTTTCTGCTAGTGGTGGTAATGTGAGTGTGAGAGTAGGCGGCGGTCTCTTCCTTATAACGCGTAGCGGTTCATCGTTTAGAGATCTTACTGAGAGGGATCTGCTGGTTCTTAACAGCGATGGTGTGGTTGTTGAGGGTGTTGGTAAGCCGTCGACCGAAACGCCTGTTCACTTGGCGCTTTATAGGGTTAGGGGTGATGTTGGCTCTATCATACACGCTCACCCCCCTTACTCTACGGGGTTTGCTGTGTTGGGTAAGCCTGTTCCTTGTGTTACGGTTCAGGCTTTGGAGCTGCTTGGTGAGGTTAAGGTGGTTGGGTTTGAGCATCCTGGTTCAGATGCGCTTACTCGAAGGTGTGTTGATGTGTTTAAGGATGTGTCTGTTAGGTGTGCGTTGCTTGAGAGGCATGGTGTGTTGGTTGTTGGGCGGGATATTTGGGATGCATATAATAACCTTGATCTTCTAGAGGAGACCGCTAAAATAGCTTATCTAGCAGCCGCGCTAAAGAAGCATAGTTTTGAAGCATAAAACGAGTAGAGTGTGGATATTTGCTTTAGGTGCCTATTTTCTGGGTTTGCATTCGAATCTGCAGCAGGGGTCTCCTCTCGCTATGCACTCTGTTTCGTTGACTTCCATCTCTAAGCCTAGTAAATGTGAGAGGTAGCCTGCTATTAGTCCTCGTGTTAGCTGGCTGTAGGGGGTTTTGGAGGTTGGTCCTATTTCGCATTCGAAGTTGTTGTAGACTGTGATGACTGCGTGGGGTGGGTTTGGAGTGAACTCCTCTATCTGCATGCTACCCCATCCTGTGCCTGTGAATATCGATGCGCCTAGTATGCGTGTTATCTTGTCGGGCTCTCTCAGCCTTAGCGCTTCAGCCCTCTTCTTATGCTCTGCCGCGGCCTCTGCGCCCATATCTACGCCCATGTAGTAGAGGAGGGCTTCGCCTCCGGATCCGAACTTCTCTCTAATTTTGTTGACTAAGATAGACCAGAGTATCTCTCGTAGTATGATTACTCTCATCCCACCAGCTGTAATTATGTGCGATGTTGTGTCTGCTATGAATCCTTCAGCCTGCTGCTCTATCAAGGTAACTTCTTTGATCGATTCGATCTTCTCGATCTCTTCAGCGATCTCTTTTAGTGGTGCGCTGCACTCTGTTAGGTCGTAGATGAGTGTGAAGACCTTCTCTCCCCTAGGGTTTAGTGTGAAGTGTAGGCTTATGAGGTAAGCATTATACTTTGAGCAGATATCTAGAGCCTTACGCATAACACCGTGCTCACGCCCGGCCACAACCCTAAACCCGCCTAGCTTGTAGCCTGGCATGAAGAAGACGCGCCCAACCTCGTAAGGGTAGAATGGCACGCTTATGAGGATGTGGATGATGTTTAAAAGGATTGCTTAAAAAGACAAATATACGCGCCTGTGGTAAGTGGTTTGTTAACAGGCTGGTAGCTGATGAGCCTTAGAGAGGAGAATTTGAATGTTGTGTTAGCTGAGCTTCTAGCAGAGAGGGGGCTTAATGCTCTGGGCGAAGTGATTTTGAAGAAGCGTG
This window encodes:
- a CDS encoding class II aldolase/adducin family protein; protein product: MLQTYKVLKASNLGVAGLVGSFDEVSRVLIEVCRAIYQRGLVSASGGNVSVRVGGGLFLITRSGSSFRDLTERDLLVLNSDGVVVEGVGKPSTETPVHLALYRVRGDVGSIIHAHPPYSTGFAVLGKPVPCVTVQALELLGEVKVVGFEHPGSDALTRRCVDVFKDVSVRCALLERHGVLVVGRDIWDAYNNLDLLEETAKIAYLAAALKKHSFEA
- a CDS encoding DNA polymerase subunit beta codes for the protein MEKYLEILKISVEIIEKWREYVVKLAAVVKRVLPDSRVYVFGSVVKGEATAASDIDVLIVSNAVPKSGLERAALKVRIEGSAALPPYHTFELHLVDEEAEWYFRMVKELREVSGASNI